CGCCTCGGCGGACGGCAGCGTCGCGATGCTCCGGGAGAGTTTTCCCGCCGTAAAAGTGATTGAAAACCCTGAAAACAGGGGTTTCGGCGCCGCCAACAACCAGGCGCTCCGGGTCATGAAAGGCCGCTACGCGCTTTTGCTCAATTCCGACGCCATTCTTTGCAAGCAGGCCGGCGAGAGGCTGTTCGCTTTTATGGAGGCCCATCCGGAGGCGGCGATGGCCTGCGGTCAACTGCTCAATGCCGACGGCAGCAGGCAAAACTCCATCGCCAATTTTCCCAATCTTTTTACGCTGCTCATGAATACGTCCCTTTTGGAGTACCTCTGGCCCGCTAAATTCCCGAGTAAGCGCTATAACGTAAACGTCCCCTTGGAGGTTGACTCCTGCATCGGCGCTTGCCTGATGGTACGCAAGCAGGCGATTGACGCGGTCGGGATGTTCGACGAGCGCTATTTTTTCTTTTTTGAGGAGACGGATTGGGCGCTTGCGATGCGCAAGGCGGGCTGGAAGAGTTTCTACATCCCGGAGGCGCAGATATACCATCTGCAGGGCCAGAGTATCGGCGGGAATATCCGTTCGCGGGTGGAATTCTACCGTTCGCGCTATCAATTTTTCCGGAAATGGAAAAGCCGTCCCGTTTATCTGCTTTTTCGCCTTGTCATCAGCGTGCGCCTTTTTATAAACTGGGTTCTGACGACCTGCGGCACCCTTCTGACGCTCGGGTTAAACAGAGAATTACGCGATAAATTCGTGGTCTATGGAAAGCTTTTGGCCATGCATCTGACGGGGGTTTTGTGAACGGGAAAATGCCCTCAAATGAGGTAGTTGCAAAACTCCGTGTCATGCCCGAATGCTTTTGTCGGGCATTCATGATTTCAAATAGTTAAAAACTGGATTATGAACATTAAACTTCGTTTTCCCGCCCAGAAGCGTCGCGGGAATGACAGCGTTGGGAGTTTTGCAATTGGCTCAAATGTTTGAATTTGGTAAGGACGGTATTTGGCGTAACGGAAAATTTTCCGCGTCAGTAAAAATAAGGTGAGCCGATGAGCTGTTATGCCGCTGGGGTGGAACTGCCGGACGTTTCTGTTATTATCGTCACATACAATACGGCGGACCTGATCGGGGAGTGCCTTTCTTCCGTGGAGCGGGATGAAGGCCCGGCGCGGGAGATCTTTGTCGTCGATAACGCCTCGACGGACGGGGGCGCGGAGCTGCTGCGCAAGAATCACCAAAAGATCAGGCTGACGGCAAATAAGGAAAACCGCGGATTTGCCGCCGCCAACAACCAGGTTCTGCCCCTCTGCCGGGGGCGATATATCTTCTATCTCAATCCGGACACTAAACTGGTCGGGTCCGGGATTATCGGGATGTGCGTCCGGTTTATGGATGCCAACCCGAAAATCGGTCTGGCCGGCGTCAAATTAGTCAATCCTGACGGAAGTTTGCAGGAATCTGTTTCCCTCCGCTATCCAGGGCAGAAGTTTGCCGGAGCGGAGGTTGCCGGGCTGAAGGGAAAAATCGCCTGCGTCATGGGCGCCGGGATGATTGCCCGTACCAATTTGATTAGGGAACTCAATGGCTTCGACGAAAGCTTTACGCTTTACGGCGAGGATCAGGATCTCTGTCTGCGGGTAAGACGGGCGGGTTATGAGATCGGGTATATCGAAGACGCCGGCGTTATGCATTATGGAGGTCAGAGCGAACGGCGGTCGCTGCCTGCGGAGGTATGGAGAAAAAAGACTTTCGCGGAGTACCTGTTTTATCGTAAACACTACTCGCCCGGCGCCGTCGCCCGGATCCGCCGAGCCGATCTCCGGAAGGCCAGTTTCCGGCTATTTACGCTGAGGCTGTCTATCCCCTTTACGAAGGACAAGGCAACCGCGGAAGGAAAACGGATAAAATACCGGGCGATTTGCGACACGCTAAACGAGATGACGCAGAACGAGGTGATTGATGGAAAGAGCTGAAAAACGTTGCATCCTCTGCGACAGTTCCGCGAGAAGCCTTCTTTTTCAACAGGGGCAATGGAGCGTTTACCGCTGTAATGAATGCGGGCTGGGCGTTCTCGATCCGCGCCCGGATCCGGAGGAGTTGAACAAGCTTTACCGCAGCGGTTATTTTGAAAGCCAGTACGACGAAGGTCTGAAGATTGACTCGCCGGAGCTGAAAAGACGTATATCCCAGGAAAAACACCGGATCCGTTTTTTTCGCGGGATAAAAAAAACTGGCAGAATTCTCGATATCGGCTGCGGCATGGGGTATTTCCTTTATGCCTGCCGGCTTTTCGGCTACCAGGTTGAAGGGATGGACATATCCGCCGATTCGGCCGCCTATGTCCGCAAAACGCTGGGGATCCCGGTAGAGGTCGGGAT
The genomic region above belongs to Syntrophales bacterium and contains:
- a CDS encoding glycosyltransferase family 2 protein codes for the protein MSCYAAGVELPDVSVIIVTYNTADLIGECLSSVERDEGPAREIFVVDNASTDGGAELLRKNHQKIRLTANKENRGFAAANNQVLPLCRGRYIFYLNPDTKLVGSGIIGMCVRFMDANPKIGLAGVKLVNPDGSLQESVSLRYPGQKFAGAEVAGLKGKIACVMGAGMIARTNLIRELNGFDESFTLYGEDQDLCLRVRRAGYEIGYIEDAGVMHYGGQSERRSLPAEVWRKKTFAEYLFYRKHYSPGAVARIRRADLRKASFRLFTLRLSIPFTKDKATAEGKRIKYRAICDTLNEMTQNEVIDGKS
- a CDS encoding glycosyltransferase family 2 protein; this translates as MDISIIIVNWNTRELLRNCLSALAETVRGLSLEVIVVDNASADGSVAMLRESFPAVKVIENPENRGFGAANNQALRVMKGRYALLLNSDAILCKQAGERLFAFMEAHPEAAMACGQLLNADGSRQNSIANFPNLFTLLMNTSLLEYLWPAKFPSKRYNVNVPLEVDSCIGACLMVRKQAIDAVGMFDERYFFFFEETDWALAMRKAGWKSFYIPEAQIYHLQGQSIGGNIRSRVEFYRSRYQFFRKWKSRPVYLLFRLVISVRLFINWVLTTCGTLLTLGLNRELRDKFVVYGKLLAMHLTGVL
- a CDS encoding class I SAM-dependent methyltransferase gives rise to the protein MERAEKRCILCDSSARSLLFQQGQWSVYRCNECGLGVLDPRPDPEELNKLYRSGYFESQYDEGLKIDSPELKRRISQEKHRIRFFRGIKKTGRILDIGCGMGYFLYACRLFGYQVEGMDISADSAAYVRKTLGIPVEVGIVDNVDYPPESFDVITMWHFLEHAREPAKYLQKAQQWLKPDGILVVDVPNYEGTDAKKMWAQWKGWQLPYHFHHFTPNTQKRFLARYGFDTIRDKSYLSEYVKERLDRKMLLKPFSRMIARCYSGHSYAVVAQKRSGRRG